The DNA window TGCCAGCGCACCATGTCTTATACAGTTGAGATATCAGCGAGCCTGATGCGATTTCATTCTGATAAAATCCTTAGTACCTGAAGTGTTGGTCAAAAGAGGGCTGAAACACAAAGAGAATCAGCAGAAAAGAAAGTACAATATTCTCCATCGATGCATAATTTGTACTGCAAAGACATCTTTTAATAAGACGCCTTGCAATACAAAGCAGCGTTTATTCTACAGTATCTTTTCTAATGCGCAAGATTAGCAAAGAAATCATTGCCTTTATCATCGGTGATGATAAACGCCGGGAAATCCTTCACTTCGATCTTCCGTACTGCTTCCATCCCCAGTTCTGGGAAATCTACCACCTCAACGGAAAGGATATTATCTTTTGCCAGGATGGCAGCCGGTCCGCCAATCGAGCCAAGATAAAATCCTCCATATTTCCCGCAGGCATTGGTCACATCCTTACTCCTGTTTCCTTTCGCAAGCATGATCATGCTTCCGCCATGACTCTGGAATTCATCCACATACACATCCATCCTTCCTGCCGTAGTAGGTCCAAAGCTTCCTGAAGCCATTCCTTCCGGAGTTTTTGCAGGTCCCGCATAGTAAATCGGGTGGTTTTTAAAATACTCAGGCATCGGCTGTCCGCTGTCTATAATCTCCTTGATTTTTGCATGGGCGATATCTCTTGCCACAATAAGAGTCCCGTTAAGTTTCAGCCTGGTTTTGATAGGGTATTTTGACAGCTCAGCCAGAATTTCCGGAATCGGTTGATTAAGATTGATTTCTACCGCCTCCTCAAGGTGCGGCGGTGTTTCAGGTAAAAATCGCTTAGGATCCTGCTCAAGCTGCTCCAGGAAGATCCCTTCCGAAGTAATTTTCCCTTTGATATTACGGTCTGCAGAACAGGAAACGCCCATTCCTACCGGACAGGATGCTGCATGGCGCGGAAGCCTGATCACCCGTACATCATGGGTCAGGTATTTGCCTCCAAACTGGGCTCCGATAAAACTTTCCTGACAGATCTTCTGCACCCTCGCTTCCCATTCCAGGTCCCTGAATGCCTGTCCGGCTTCATTGCCTTCTGTAGGAAGGTGGTCATAATATTTTGCAGAAGCTTTTTTCACGGCAGCCAGGTTGGCCTCTGCAGAAGTACCTCCGATTACCAGGGCTAAATGGTACGGCGGACAGGCCGCGGTCCCTAAATCGGATATTCTTTCCTTAATGAATTCTTTCAGTGACTTTTCATTCAGCAGAGACTTCGTTTTCTGGTACAGGAATGTTTTATTGGCAGAACCTCCGCCTTTTGTCAGGAACAGGAATTCGTAGGAGTTTCCCTTCTTAGCGTAGATATCGATCTGCGCAGGAAGGTTGGACCCTGAATTTTTTTCATCAAACATGGTTAGAGGAACCACCTGTGAATACCTCAGGTTCCTTTTCTGGTACGTATTGTAAATTCCTTTGCTCAGGTATTCGCCGTCATCCGCTCCGGTATATACGTTTTCTCCTTTCTTCCCCATTACGATGGCTGTTCCGGTATCCTGGCAGGAAGGAAGGGCGCCTTCTGCTGCCACAGCTGCGTTCTGTAAAAGGTTATAGGCTACAAACCTGTCGTTATCGGTTGCTTCAGGATCATCGATGATCCTTCTGAGACTGGCAAGATGGGAAGACCGGAGCATGAAGGAAACGTCTGCCATAGCTTCTTCAGCCAACAGTTCCAGTCCTTTGGGATCGATGGTTAGGATTTCCCTGTTGCCCAGTTGTTCAACCTTAACATAGTCTGAAGTAAGCTTTTTGTATACCGTATCATCTTTCTGAATCGGATACGGATCCTGATATCTGAATTCCATTGAATTTTGTTTGGCTGCAAAAATAAAACATCCTCTAAAAACATGAGGAAAATCACTCTGCCTGATTGATATTTATAATGATTATAAATTGTGAGGTTTTTCAGTAATGAGTATTTTTATAAACTACAAATCGGAAATTCCAATCATATGAATTACAGAATAGAAAAAGACACGATGGGAGAAGTGCAGGTCCCTGCAGACAAATTCTGGGGAGCCCAGACGGAACGCTCCAGGAATAACTTCAAAATCGGGCCGGAAGGATCAATGCCCCATGAAATTATAGAAGCCTTTGCTTACCTGAAAAAAGCAGCCGCTTTTGCCAATACCGACCTTGGAGTACTTCCGGCAGAGAAAAGGGATATGATCGCCAAAGTTTGCGATGAGATCCTGGAAGGGAAACTGAACGACCAGTTCCCGCTGGTGATCTGGCAGACCGGATCCGGAACACAATCCAACATGAACGTGAATGAAGTGATTTCCAACCGTGCCCATGTCAACAACGGTGGGACCCTGGGAGAAAAATCTGACGTCCACCCAAATGACGATGTCAACAAATCACAGTCTTCCAACGACACCTATCCTACCGCCATGCATATTGCAGCCTACAAAAAGGTGATGGAAACAACCATTCCTGCCGTTGAAAAGCTCAGAGATACCTTAGCTGAAAAATCGGAAGCCTTCAGAAATATTGTCAAAATCGGAAGGACGCACTTAATGGATGCCACGCCGCTTACCCTGGGACAGGAGTTTTCCGGATATGTAGCCCAACTGAATTTCGGAATCAGGGCATTAAAAAATACTTTACCGCATCTTTCCGAACTGGCCCTAGGCGGTACTGCTGTAGGAACCGGACTGAATACGCCTCAGGGCTATGATGTAAAAGTCGCCGAATATATTGCAGAATTCACACAGCATTCTTTCATCACGGCTGAAAATAAATTTGAAGCCCTTGCTGCCCATGATGCCATTGTGGAATCGCACGGTGCCCTGAAACAGCTGGCCGTTTCATTATTCAAAATTGCACAGGATATCAGGTTGCTGGCTTCAGGACCGAGATCAGGGATCGGGGAAATCCATATTCCTGAAAACGAGCCGGGATCTTCCATTATGCCGGGTAAAGTAAACCCGACCCAGAATGAGGCCATGACCATGGTTTGCGCACAGATTCTGGGGAATGATACCAGCATTTCCTTTGCCGGAACACAGGGGAATTATGAGCTGAACGTATTCAAGCCTGTCATGGCCTACAACTTCCTGCAATCGGCACAGCTGATCGCTGATGCATGCATCTCATTCAATGACCACTGTGCTGTAGGGATCGAGCCTAACGAAGCAAGAATCAAAGAATTGGTTGATAAATCATTGATGCTGGTCACTGCCCTGAATACGCATATCGGTTATGAAAATGCCGCTAAGATTGCTAAAACGGCCCATAAGAACGGGACGACGTTAAAAGAAGAAGCCGTTAACCTCGGACTGCTGACGGCCGAACAGTTTGACGAATGGGTAAAGCCAGAAGATATGGTAGGAAGCATGAAATAAACCATAAAACACTCCGGAAATGATCTTCCGGAGTGTTTCGTTATATATATGTTAGAGAATATGGCGTCGGATGATAACCCTCTGCTGTATGGCTACCGGATGATCAGGAAAATTATAACCCGATTCCTATCCCGAATATAAGAGCCTTATCGTTTTCGAAATAACCATCCTTGAAGAAATTGCTGAAATCTTTCTTCACGAAGATGCTGAAATCTTCATACGATAATGTCAGCTGTGCCCCATATACGAATGGGTTAACCTGATAGTTCCCCCGGCTTCTCAGTTCTCCGATATCACTTTTGACAATGTTATTGCTGGACATCTTTATGCCTCCGTAAACATTTGCTGTAACCCGGAATCCTTCGGCATAGGGCCTATACTGGACATCCATTCCGGCATTCTTCAGTTTGGAGAAATTATACTGGAACCCCAGCGGGATCATAATGTAGCCTGTTCTCAGCTTACTCTTATCTAGGCTGCCGTCATGCTTGGTCAGGAAAACGTCAGCATTGCTGTTTTTGGCAAAAAGCATATTATTGTCCAACCGAATGGTTCTCCAGGAAAAATCCAGACCTGTTACCAATCCCCAGGCGCTGGTCCTGCCGAACTGGTAATTAAGTCTAACGCCTAGCTCCAGGTCTCTGCCGTGTTTCATATTCTTGTCCAGGTCATTATCAGGGCGGTTATTGGTAAAGGTCATCATCCCTGTAGTGAAGTATGGTGATATTTCTTTGGTAGGACGGAACTTTTTCAGCAGTTGCGCCTTCATTTCCTCATTGGAAGCAACATCGGAATTCAGGAGTGAGAACCTTACCTGTTTCTGGATGACTTGATCAAGGTCAAATCCAAGGTCGTGAATCCTCTGGTCAATCTTCTCGGAATACCGGTCGGCAACTTTCGTTTTTTCCTCATCGAATTCAGCTTTCCCGAGTCCTTTTTCCTGGAGCCTGATTAATTCGGCTTCCATTAATTTTTTTTCTTCCTGGATGATGTCGTTGATTTTCACGGCATAGTCCTCCATCTTTTCTTTGACAATGGGGCTCACCTCCGTATCTTCCTTAGGCTGCAGGCTGAATTTCAGGGCTCTCTGGCCATATGCTGAAGCTGTTGCAAGACATATCATTCCTGTAATGATAAATTTCCTGATCATTATTATATTTTTTTTGTTTAAGACTGAATTATCTGGCATTAAGGTCAAGCTTTGCTACTTTGCTGACCCCTTTTGTCTTTTCTATAGCGTCTTTATGCTCTACGGAGAAAAGAAGCGTACCCGCATCGGTATACCGTTTCTTATAAACGGGCACTTTAGACGAATCTGCTGCGGCAAAGGCTTTCGAAGCCGGTATGTCAACAGCATATACTTTACTTTCTATTTTTTCTTCAGGCACGAAATGTATTGCGGTTAACGGCATAGGCTCCTTTTGAGATATGGCCTCTGTTCGGGAAGACTGCACTGCATGTTCTTCAGCGGATGTATGCTCAGCGATCCTCCGGCTGATTTCCCTGTTATGGTCAGGAATTACTGAACTTATGGGCGCTTCTTTGGGTCCTTTATCTGTATGAATGGTGTATACTTTTTCAACAGCCTGAACTTTCTGGCTATTATCATCCTTCATTAGGAACAATACGGTTCCCATAACTGCTATCAATATGGAACAGGCTGCGGCCAACATCCATTTTGTATTTCCCGATGACCGTTTAACCGGCTGATGTGTCTGGATTTCTGCCCACAAATCCCGGGAAGGGCTAATTTCCCTTTCATTGATCTGCTTCTTGATCTGTTGTTCGAAATTATGTTTAGACAAGTTCATTTTTCAGGATTTTTTTTTGTTGCTTAAAATAAATTTTTCTCATCTTTTCCTTGGCTCTGAAGAGTTGTGTTTTACTGGCCTCAACGGAAATGTTCAACGCAGAGGCTATTTCCTGATGTGAATATTCTTCAATGACATAGAGGTTGAAAACCATCCGGTACGGATCCGGCAGCTGGTCAAGAAGCTCCTGTGCATTGAAATCGGAAATCACCGCCTCCTCATAGATTTCCTCCAGAACAGAAGGATTCACCTCATCCAGATAGAATATGGTTTTATGGCTTTTGATGAAATTGAGGCATTCATTAACCACAATCCTTCTTGCCCATCCTTCCAGTGCCCCTTCGCTCCTGAAGCTTTCCACAGATTTGAACATCTTGCAAAAGGCTTTAATCACACAGTCTTCAGCCTGGTAAAGGTCGCTGATATAGCTCCTGGCTACGCTCAGAAATTTCCTTACATTCTGATCATAAAAAATTTTCTGTGCAGCCGGATCCTGTTTTTTCAGGCGGCTGAGCAAATCCTCTTTCTTATTTCCAGATAAAAACTTCATGGGAATCTTGTTTCTATAATAAAGACAACAAAAATGTACAATGGTTACAAAAAAATTCTTTTTTCCTGACAAATAAATATAAAATATTGGAAATAAACAATTTATCAAATAAAAAAACCTGCAGGATTCCGGGATCGTGCAGGGTGATGGTGTTAAGATATGATGAAAGTCTATTTCAGTTCTCCGGAAAGGTTAACCTGGTCTGCAAAATACTGCTCCAGTTCCTTCAGGGTTTCAGGATGCGTCTGGATATCTTTCACTAGCTGTCCTTTATTCACCACAACAATCCTATTGCAGACTTCCGTAGTATGGGAAAGGTCATGGCTTGATATCAGAAACGTAACCCCATCCTGCTTGGAAAGTTCCTTAACCAGGTTTTTAAGCTTGATCTGGGTGGAAGGGTCAAGATTCGCAAAAGGCTCATCAAGGATAATGATTTCAGGGTTTCCGATAATTGCCCCTACGATACCTACTTTTTTCTGGTTTCCCTTGGAAAGGTCACGGACGTACTTTCCTGAATTCAGGATCTCCCCGTTGAAAAGATCATGAAACTGCTTTAAAAATTCGTCTACGGATGCCTTATTCTGTCCTCTCAGCTCACCGATGAAATAAAAATATTCTTCCGGAGTCAGGTAACCGATCAGGAAAGAATCGTCAACGAATGCGGCCACTTTGCTCTTCCATGCTTCCGATTCATTGACCTTGATGTCATCAATGCTCACATACCCTGTTGTAGGCTGGATGAGATCCAGCATCAGGCTGAAAAGGGTGGTTTTCCCGGCACCGTTATTCCCTACGAGACCGAAGGTTTCTCCTTTAGGAATTTCCAGATGCTCAATATTAAGCACAGTAGCTTTCCCGTATGTCTTGGATAAATTATGGATTGTAATCATATTAACTTTTGTTTTTAAATGCGTCTAATGTGCTGTATTTCTCAACTTTATAATGGCGTACGATAATATTGAATATTTTCTCACGGAATAAAAACCCGATGAGCCCAAGGATGGCAATGCTTACAACGCCTGCCGTAATCCCGAAGAAATATTTGGTCAGTGCGAATACAGCCATCGGCAGCAGTAACTTTGGAATTAACAATAGCATCGTTTTCAGGTTGAAGCTGTTTTTCTGCCCGATCCTTTTCTCTTTGGAATTCAGGTCGATCTGTGTTTTATTGAAAGCTCCTGACCACAGGGTGAACTGTGAATTGACACCGATATTATATAGGCCGGCTGCAAAAAAGGTAATATAGGTCTCCCAGCCCCAATAGGCATAAAAGAGAGCAGCTACAACAGACGCTGCGGTCACGATGTTCATCAGCCACCATTTTGCTTTCAGGTATTCTTTATAAGGAACATTCTGGGTCATCATCAACGGATAATAAGAACTGTCGAAAGCAGGTACCCTCTGTCCGAACAGGAACTGGAATCCGCCGGTTACGAAAAGTCCCATAAACATCATCATCATCGGCGTGCGGTACACATCGGATGTAAACATCAGCAACCCGTAGAACAGGAACATAAAGCTGCCCAGGAGAATGCCTTTGGTCACTTTGTTCCGTTTCAGCATTTTGATATCGTTATTAATGAAGGTTCCTATAGCCCCATATTTATTTAGGAAAGCAATGTTTTCTGTTTTTCCCACTTCTTTTTTGGCTTCCAGGCCCTGGTCCAGATAGAATTCTTTATGGATGAACCTGTAGCAGACCCACCATAAGACCGCAAATATCACGATAGGAAATATCACGAGATAAGGCTGCTCATAAAAACTGTGGAAGAACTGCTCAGAATAGTCCAATACAGGCAGGATATCATAATAAGAGAGCCCGGCAACGATAAGGAACAGGATCCCGACTGCAATGGCAACAGTTTCTTTACCGTTGAACAGGATATTGATAAAAGTATTCAGGTAAAACAACAGGGATATCCCGACAAACCAGGTCATGATGCCTAATGCGCTGTACCCGTTGACCAAGGCAATAATGCAGAAGGTAACCAGGAAACAGGAATTGATCCAGCTGAACACGGAAAGGAAGGTTTTGGTGAGCATATAGTTAACCAGTGTACGCTTCGGAATGTTCAGAGTGAGAAAAGGCTTGATGTTCTGGGTAGGCATTTCCTGCCAGATATACTTCACAATCAGGTCCAGTGCCCAGGCAACAACCATAAACCGGGAAATGATTTTAACCGCATCGGCGTGCATCTGCTCCTCTACATAGAAGAAAGCGATAAAGGCACCTCCGATCAGGCATCCCATAAAGTAAAGTATCCCGAAAAACCTGAGGATCTTCATGGCAAGATTGACCCCGACGGAACTTCCTCGGAAAAAACTTTTGTACTCTAATTTAAGGAACTGTAAAAACATAAGCTACTTTTTCTGTATTAGTTAAAAAAGCAGGCAATATGTTACAGAATGAGATCAATAAGAATTAAATTCAGAGATTGTGGAGCGATAATCTCCTCAGGGTTAGCCGATCAGTTCCCTGGCCTGTGCGAGTGCAGCCTCTGTAATCCTGCTTCCGGATAAAAGCTGTGCAATTTCATTCAGC is part of the Chryseobacterium camelliae genome and encodes:
- a CDS encoding ABC transporter ATP-binding protein, whose amino-acid sequence is MITIHNLSKTYGKATVLNIEHLEIPKGETFGLVGNNGAGKTTLFSLMLDLIQPTTGYVSIDDIKVNESEAWKSKVAAFVDDSFLIGYLTPEEYFYFIGELRGQNKASVDEFLKQFHDLFNGEILNSGKYVRDLSKGNQKKVGIVGAIIGNPEIIILDEPFANLDPSTQIKLKNLVKELSKQDGVTFLISSHDLSHTTEVCNRIVVVNKGQLVKDIQTHPETLKELEQYFADQVNLSGELK
- a CDS encoding RNA polymerase sigma factor produces the protein MKFLSGNKKEDLLSRLKKQDPAAQKIFYDQNVRKFLSVARSYISDLYQAEDCVIKAFCKMFKSVESFRSEGALEGWARRIVVNECLNFIKSHKTIFYLDEVNPSVLEEIYEEAVISDFNAQELLDQLPDPYRMVFNLYVIEEYSHQEIASALNISVEASKTQLFRAKEKMRKIYFKQQKKILKNELV
- a CDS encoding DUF5687 family protein, whose protein sequence is MFLQFLKLEYKSFFRGSSVGVNLAMKILRFFGILYFMGCLIGGAFIAFFYVEEQMHADAVKIISRFMVVAWALDLIVKYIWQEMPTQNIKPFLTLNIPKRTLVNYMLTKTFLSVFSWINSCFLVTFCIIALVNGYSALGIMTWFVGISLLFYLNTFINILFNGKETVAIAVGILFLIVAGLSYYDILPVLDYSEQFFHSFYEQPYLVIFPIVIFAVLWWVCYRFIHKEFYLDQGLEAKKEVGKTENIAFLNKYGAIGTFINNDIKMLKRNKVTKGILLGSFMFLFYGLLMFTSDVYRTPMMMMFMGLFVTGGFQFLFGQRVPAFDSSYYPLMMTQNVPYKEYLKAKWWLMNIVTAASVVAALFYAYWGWETYITFFAAGLYNIGVNSQFTLWSGAFNKTQIDLNSKEKRIGQKNSFNLKTMLLLIPKLLLPMAVFALTKYFFGITAGVVSIAILGLIGFLFREKIFNIIVRHYKVEKYSTLDAFKNKS
- a CDS encoding fumarate hydratase, which gives rise to MEFRYQDPYPIQKDDTVYKKLTSDYVKVEQLGNREILTIDPKGLELLAEEAMADVSFMLRSSHLASLRRIIDDPEATDNDRFVAYNLLQNAAVAAEGALPSCQDTGTAIVMGKKGENVYTGADDGEYLSKGIYNTYQKRNLRYSQVVPLTMFDEKNSGSNLPAQIDIYAKKGNSYEFLFLTKGGGSANKTFLYQKTKSLLNEKSLKEFIKERISDLGTAACPPYHLALVIGGTSAEANLAAVKKASAKYYDHLPTEGNEAGQAFRDLEWEARVQKICQESFIGAQFGGKYLTHDVRVIRLPRHAASCPVGMGVSCSADRNIKGKITSEGIFLEQLEQDPKRFLPETPPHLEEAVEINLNQPIPEILAELSKYPIKTRLKLNGTLIVARDIAHAKIKEIIDSGQPMPEYFKNHPIYYAGPAKTPEGMASGSFGPTTAGRMDVYVDEFQSHGGSMIMLAKGNRSKDVTNACGKYGGFYLGSIGGPAAILAKDNILSVEVVDFPELGMEAVRKIEVKDFPAFIITDDKGNDFFANLAH
- the fumC gene encoding class II fumarate hydratase, with the protein product MNYRIEKDTMGEVQVPADKFWGAQTERSRNNFKIGPEGSMPHEIIEAFAYLKKAAAFANTDLGVLPAEKRDMIAKVCDEILEGKLNDQFPLVIWQTGSGTQSNMNVNEVISNRAHVNNGGTLGEKSDVHPNDDVNKSQSSNDTYPTAMHIAAYKKVMETTIPAVEKLRDTLAEKSEAFRNIVKIGRTHLMDATPLTLGQEFSGYVAQLNFGIRALKNTLPHLSELALGGTAVGTGLNTPQGYDVKVAEYIAEFTQHSFITAENKFEALAAHDAIVESHGALKQLAVSLFKIAQDIRLLASGPRSGIGEIHIPENEPGSSIMPGKVNPTQNEAMTMVCAQILGNDTSISFAGTQGNYELNVFKPVMAYNFLQSAQLIADACISFNDHCAVGIEPNEARIKELVDKSLMLVTALNTHIGYENAAKIAKTAHKNGTTLKEEAVNLGLLTAEQFDEWVKPEDMVGSMK
- a CDS encoding outer membrane beta-barrel protein; the encoded protein is MIRKFIITGMICLATASAYGQRALKFSLQPKEDTEVSPIVKEKMEDYAVKINDIIQEEKKLMEAELIRLQEKGLGKAEFDEEKTKVADRYSEKIDQRIHDLGFDLDQVIQKQVRFSLLNSDVASNEEMKAQLLKKFRPTKEISPYFTTGMMTFTNNRPDNDLDKNMKHGRDLELGVRLNYQFGRTSAWGLVTGLDFSWRTIRLDNNMLFAKNSNADVFLTKHDGSLDKSKLRTGYIMIPLGFQYNFSKLKNAGMDVQYRPYAEGFRVTANVYGGIKMSSNNIVKSDIGELRSRGNYQVNPFVYGAQLTLSYEDFSIFVKKDFSNFFKDGYFENDKALIFGIGIGL